A genomic segment from Syntrophotalea acetylenivorans encodes:
- a CDS encoding DUF58 domain-containing protein, with protein MKPRYRFNIQPKYPPHQPLAGDWAGVEKGTGYEFWGLRRYLPGDNCGHIDWKARARSGELYVREFLQDSAYTLMLLVDVSASMGFGDKRSLAQDIAASLAYSALQNSNPCGLLLFADRVIDYQAPNASARQYQRLRSMLQKSRPVDCHETRLQSAIDHLTNLLPSCLGVILSDFHDRPGSLNALHSVAASDRSVAHEILALHLLEEVEWQLPDLTGQVPLQDLETGEELNLDLAQQQRYQVAVHRWRQHRIKQLARAGIDSTVIINGQDNVQEKINAFFARRLAARV; from the coding sequence ATGAAGCCCCGCTACCGATTCAACATCCAGCCCAAGTATCCCCCCCACCAGCCTCTCGCTGGTGATTGGGCCGGGGTCGAAAAGGGCACCGGATACGAATTCTGGGGATTACGCAGATACCTGCCGGGAGATAACTGTGGTCATATCGACTGGAAGGCCCGGGCCCGAAGCGGTGAGCTTTACGTAAGGGAATTCCTGCAGGACAGTGCTTACACGCTCATGCTGTTGGTCGACGTCAGCGCTTCGATGGGATTTGGAGATAAACGTTCCCTCGCTCAGGATATCGCCGCCAGCCTGGCCTACAGCGCCCTGCAAAACAGCAATCCCTGCGGCCTGCTGCTGTTCGCCGACCGGGTCATCGATTATCAGGCCCCTAACGCTTCGGCCCGGCAATATCAGCGTCTGCGCAGCATGCTGCAAAAGTCCCGTCCTGTAGACTGCCACGAGACCAGGCTGCAGTCCGCTATCGATCATCTCACCAACTTGCTGCCATCCTGCCTGGGTGTCATTCTTTCCGACTTTCACGACCGGCCGGGGTCTTTGAACGCTCTGCACAGCGTCGCCGCCAGCGATCGCTCTGTCGCTCACGAGATCCTGGCCCTGCATCTCCTTGAAGAGGTGGAATGGCAACTACCGGACCTGACCGGCCAGGTGCCATTGCAGGACCTGGAAACAGGCGAGGAATTGAATCTCGACCTGGCGCAGCAGCAACGTTACCAAGTCGCCGTGCACCGTTGGCGGCAGCACCGAATAAAACAGCTCGCCAGGGCGGGCATCGACTCTACGGTCATTATCAACGGCCAGGACAATGTGCAGGAAAAGATCAACGCCTTTTTCGCCAGAAGGCTGGCAGCCAGAGTTTAA
- a CDS encoding vWA domain-containing protein, giving the protein MPDLELEYPLALLALLLLPLIVWLRQRTRSRTPFPSVGVHLRGLQPTWWKRHYDNIIFSAVFISLILALVNPGYARRSVEEYIESKWIILTLDLSGSMRRQIDRFSRLTVGDIALDGLESFVDLRREGDYIGLVAFSSFARLLAPLTSDRALLKRKLDLVRSQNRSRIYRELGAGGGTNASEAVWLALSVFFSMLPEDRRLTTEEIAGLRQFLLGEPGTLLDIPLKLRRSGLGAGMAVILFTDGRIEPRLRAHVRRGQLPNLVNVITLMKALDMRFYIIAIGGQVDETVAKAMDPVADQPPVGKIFPLARGLDREQIQQVYREIDALEANRNLIRATIRPRWTRPWFITAALGLIFLGMGLRTLPGYRKP; this is encoded by the coding sequence ATGCCGGATCTTGAACTGGAATATCCTTTAGCCTTGCTGGCCTTGTTACTCCTGCCCCTGATCGTGTGGCTGCGACAGCGCACTCGCAGCAGGACGCCCTTTCCGTCCGTCGGGGTTCACCTGCGGGGACTGCAACCCACCTGGTGGAAAAGACATTATGACAACATTATTTTTTCGGCGGTATTTATCAGCCTCATTCTGGCCTTGGTCAATCCGGGCTATGCCCGCCGTAGCGTAGAAGAGTACATCGAATCGAAATGGATCATCCTGACCCTTGACCTGTCGGGTTCTATGAGAAGGCAGATCGATCGTTTTTCCCGGCTGACCGTCGGCGACATTGCCCTCGATGGCCTCGAATCCTTTGTCGATCTGCGCCGGGAAGGGGACTATATCGGCCTGGTGGCTTTTTCCAGTTTTGCCCGACTTCTGGCGCCATTGACTTCAGATCGGGCACTGTTAAAAAGAAAGTTGGACCTGGTCCGCAGCCAAAATCGATCGCGAATCTATCGGGAGCTGGGAGCCGGCGGCGGCACCAATGCCTCGGAGGCGGTCTGGCTGGCCTTGTCCGTGTTCTTCTCCATGTTGCCGGAAGACCGGCGTTTGACCACCGAAGAGATTGCCGGTTTACGCCAGTTCCTCCTCGGTGAACCCGGTACCCTGCTCGATATTCCGCTCAAACTGCGACGCAGCGGCCTGGGCGCCGGCATGGCGGTTATTCTCTTTACCGATGGTCGCATCGAACCCCGTTTGCGGGCTCATGTGCGGCGCGGTCAATTACCGAACCTGGTGAATGTCATAACCTTGATGAAAGCCCTTGATATGCGCTTTTACATTATTGCCATAGGCGGTCAGGTCGATGAAACCGTTGCAAAAGCGATGGACCCAGTCGCCGACCAACCTCCTGTTGGAAAGATTTTCCCATTGGCCAGAGGCCTTGATCGGGAACAGATCCAGCAAGTTTACCGCGAAATTGACGCCTTAGAGGCGAATCGAAATCTGATCCGCGCTACGATCCGACCCCGCTGGACCCGTCCCTGGTTTATCACCGCGGCACTGGGACTTATATTCCTTGGCATGGGGCTTCGTACCCTGCCGGGATACCGGAAACCTTAA
- a CDS encoding AAA family ATPase has product MTSAAQSPDTDTRSQSESFRRQLQQAEAEISKVIIGQQRMIQTIFCALLARGHVLLEGVPGLAKSLTVATFARLIGGTFKRIQFTPDKLPSDITGTTVYNQATSTFSFNQGPVFCNILLADEINRAAPKVQSALLEAMQEKVVSIDRDQHPLPELFMVLATMNPVEQLGTYPLSEAQLDRFIAKVELSYPAQSDEAQLLHKKSRNFEALQKAVPQLLTTTQALAMQNHVADKVSISDRVINYLLEICLRTRPQSIHANSAVRKYITVGVSPRGGEHLIAFCKGHAFLEGRDFVSFEDVDACAAEVLGHRLILSDAAFLEGIRPTELIREIISGIIPY; this is encoded by the coding sequence ATGACCTCTGCCGCCCAAAGCCCGGATACCGATACTCGCTCTCAAAGCGAATCCTTCCGCCGGCAATTGCAGCAGGCCGAAGCCGAAATCAGCAAGGTAATCATCGGTCAACAGCGGATGATCCAGACTATTTTCTGCGCCCTGCTGGCCAGGGGCCACGTCCTTCTCGAAGGGGTTCCCGGCCTGGCTAAAAGCCTCACTGTAGCGACCTTTGCCCGCCTGATCGGCGGAACCTTCAAACGCATCCAATTCACTCCCGATAAACTGCCCAGCGACATCACCGGGACCACCGTCTATAACCAGGCGACTTCGACCTTTTCCTTCAATCAGGGACCGGTGTTCTGCAACATTCTGCTGGCCGATGAAATCAACCGCGCGGCACCCAAGGTCCAGTCTGCCTTACTCGAGGCCATGCAGGAAAAGGTCGTCAGCATCGATCGCGACCAACATCCGCTGCCCGAGCTTTTCATGGTACTGGCCACCATGAACCCGGTGGAGCAACTCGGTACCTATCCCCTTTCGGAAGCCCAACTCGATCGTTTTATCGCCAAGGTCGAACTCTCCTACCCCGCGCAGTCTGATGAAGCACAGCTGCTGCACAAAAAAAGTCGCAACTTCGAGGCTCTGCAAAAAGCCGTACCGCAGTTACTGACGACGACGCAGGCTTTGGCCATGCAGAACCATGTGGCCGACAAAGTCAGCATCTCCGATCGGGTCATTAACTACCTTTTAGAAATCTGCCTGCGCACCCGTCCCCAATCGATCCACGCCAACAGCGCGGTCCGCAAATACATCACAGTTGGTGTGTCGCCTCGCGGCGGCGAACATTTAATCGCTTTTTGCAAAGGACACGCATTTTTGGAGGGCCGCGATTTTGTCTCTTTTGAAGATGTCGATGCCTGCGCCGCCGAGGTACTCGGTCATCGCTTGATTTTAAGCGATGCAGCATTTCTTGAAGGAATCCGACCGACCGAACTGATAAGGGAGATTATCAGCGGCATCATCCCCTATTGA
- a CDS encoding FecCD family ABC transporter permease: protein MNDHPSRRRHPAGFIVFITTALILLAGLFLSVRLGPWDIGLSDITQVLAAKLLGLGSAPDPATEAIIWYGRVPRTLTGALVGFALGCAGTIMQGIFKNPMASPGVIGTSSGAALGAVSAIYFGLATTNIYAVPAFAVTFAFLSMLIVLLIATTGGLTSRYTLLLAGIAFNAIFSAMTSLLIVLSTDQFDMARKIVGWLMGDLTNRSWEHVQIVLIIALLGSLASLLYARDLNIIMLSEEIAANLGVNVFWSRSVLLFLAAMLTGGAIAVAGAIGFVGLVAPHIMRSFIGSDNRMLIPAAGMLGAALVVYSDCVVRLWGGGGLRIGVLTALLGGPFFLHLIIRDRKKFVYF from the coding sequence ATGAATGACCACCCTTCCCGCCGCCGGCACCCCGCCGGCTTCATCGTTTTCATAACAACCGCGCTGATTTTACTGGCAGGGCTGTTTCTCTCGGTGCGTCTCGGCCCCTGGGACATTGGCCTGAGCGACATCACTCAGGTTCTGGCAGCCAAGCTCTTGGGCCTCGGCTCCGCTCCCGACCCGGCTACGGAAGCCATCATCTGGTATGGCCGGGTGCCCCGTACCCTGACCGGAGCTCTGGTCGGTTTCGCCCTCGGCTGTGCCGGCACCATCATGCAGGGGATCTTTAAAAACCCCATGGCCAGTCCGGGAGTGATCGGCACCAGTTCCGGCGCCGCCCTGGGAGCCGTCAGTGCCATCTATTTTGGACTGGCAACTACAAATATCTATGCCGTGCCGGCCTTTGCCGTAACATTCGCCTTTCTTTCCATGCTCATCGTTCTGCTCATCGCCACTACCGGCGGTCTGACCTCCCGCTACACCCTGTTGCTGGCAGGCATCGCCTTCAATGCCATTTTCAGCGCGATGACCTCATTGCTTATAGTTTTATCGACGGATCAGTTCGACATGGCCCGCAAGATCGTCGGCTGGCTGATGGGTGATTTGACCAACCGCTCCTGGGAGCATGTGCAGATTGTACTGATTATCGCCCTGCTCGGGTCGCTGGCTTCCCTGCTCTATGCCCGCGATCTCAATATCATCATGCTCAGCGAGGAGATCGCCGCTAACCTCGGAGTCAACGTCTTCTGGTCGCGCAGCGTACTATTGTTTCTCGCCGCCATGCTCACCGGCGGCGCTATCGCCGTGGCCGGAGCGATCGGCTTCGTCGGCCTGGTCGCCCCACACATCATGCGCAGCTTCATCGGCTCGGACAACCGCATGCTAATACCCGCAGCCGGTATGCTCGGCGCCGCATTGGTGGTCTATTCAGACTGCGTGGTACGCCTTTGGGGCGGTGGCGGGCTGCGCATCGGTGTGCTGACCGCGCTACTCGGCGGACCCTTTTTTCTTCACCTGATCATCCGGGACCGCAAAAAATTTGTATACTTCTAG
- a CDS encoding ABC transporter ATP-binding protein, whose protein sequence is MDRTESISMNHPPLLKIENLHFAIGRQPILRDICAGFAAGGIHGIIGPNGSGKSTLLKNLCRIWQPQTGRVLIDGQDYQRIGRKALSRLVTLVQQDTRVDFSISVTDFIAMGRHPHLQRLQGLRQRDLDIVEDALQLTETVELRDRWVNELSGGEGQLVNIARALATEAPLILLDEPTSALDIRHKLDIMKLLTALRNGGKTILISIHDLELARRYCDTITMLDQGGVYFHGPTLEAFAQERIKEVFHVDVEEMPSDRGVSLLFY, encoded by the coding sequence TTGGATCGAACCGAAAGCATCTCCATGAACCATCCGCCTTTACTAAAGATCGAAAACCTCCATTTCGCCATCGGCCGCCAGCCGATTCTGCGGGATATCTGCGCCGGATTTGCCGCCGGTGGCATTCATGGCATTATCGGGCCGAACGGCTCGGGCAAATCGACCCTGCTGAAAAACCTCTGCCGCATCTGGCAACCCCAAACCGGCCGGGTGCTCATCGACGGTCAAGATTACCAGCGCATCGGTCGCAAGGCCCTCAGCCGGCTGGTTACCCTGGTGCAGCAGGATACTCGCGTCGATTTTTCCATTTCCGTGACCGACTTCATTGCCATGGGCCGCCATCCCCACCTTCAAAGGCTGCAGGGATTGCGGCAGAGGGATTTGGATATCGTTGAAGACGCCCTGCAGCTCACCGAAACCGTTGAATTACGAGATCGCTGGGTCAACGAACTCTCCGGGGGTGAAGGGCAGCTGGTTAACATCGCCCGGGCTTTAGCCACCGAAGCCCCGTTGATTTTACTGGACGAACCGACCAGCGCCCTGGATATTCGTCACAAGCTCGACATCATGAAGCTGTTGACCGCTCTGCGCAATGGTGGCAAGACGATCCTCATCAGCATTCATGATCTGGAACTGGCCAGACGCTATTGCGATACAATCACCATGCTGGACCAAGGTGGGGTCTATTTTCACGGGCCGACCCTGGAGGCCTTTGCTCAGGAACGGATCAAGGAGGTTTTTCATGTCGATGTGGAGGAGATGCCCAGCGACCGCGGAGTCTCGCTGCTGTTTTATTAG
- a CDS encoding vWA domain-containing protein translates to MQFSQPWVLWLLILLPIGLYWLTANERFVRRVQRAFSNQASTTNQRRAGVRIITAILALLTLIIALSGPHFWAMLKDDPRRHLKLAIGIDVSKSMLAEDVINKEISSANSTEIVNRLNSASLLALRLFEELDGEQAGLFFFARNGIEVVAPTRDQGFLRYMVKHTRLGELTESGSDLKMAMTTGAGLLGDHINKTAGAIVLISDGEDTENSPDELITQAEEMNRNRVPVYTVGVGQAEKVYIPIRRPGTTRIEGFYTDPAGHPLRTRLQASNLRSISTASGGAYFSLGDTEPRILARELLSLIPESTELATDVPRSRRLRDWTPFLVVVGLVLYIANRLL, encoded by the coding sequence ATGCAATTTTCACAACCATGGGTCCTGTGGTTGCTCATTCTATTGCCGATCGGTCTTTATTGGCTGACAGCCAATGAACGCTTTGTTCGCCGTGTGCAACGGGCTTTTTCCAACCAGGCCTCCACCACTAATCAGCGGCGGGCTGGCGTTCGCATAATTACCGCAATACTAGCCTTGCTGACCCTGATCATTGCTCTGAGCGGGCCCCATTTCTGGGCGATGCTAAAAGACGACCCACGCCGGCATCTAAAATTGGCCATCGGAATCGATGTCAGCAAATCGATGTTGGCCGAGGATGTAATCAATAAAGAAATCTCGTCAGCTAATTCTACGGAGATCGTCAACCGGCTGAATTCGGCCAGTTTGTTGGCCCTGCGCCTGTTTGAAGAGTTGGACGGCGAACAGGCCGGCTTGTTCTTTTTTGCCCGCAACGGCATCGAAGTCGTGGCACCGACCAGGGACCAGGGTTTTTTGCGGTATATGGTGAAACATACCCGCCTGGGTGAACTGACGGAATCTGGCAGCGACCTGAAAATGGCCATGACAACAGGAGCCGGGCTCCTTGGGGACCACATAAACAAAACCGCTGGCGCCATTGTATTAATTTCGGATGGGGAAGATACGGAGAACAGCCCGGACGAGCTGATTACTCAAGCCGAAGAAATGAATCGTAACAGGGTGCCGGTTTATACCGTCGGAGTAGGCCAGGCCGAGAAAGTATACATCCCTATTCGTCGGCCCGGTACAACACGCATTGAAGGTTTCTATACCGACCCAGCCGGCCACCCTCTGCGGACGCGTTTGCAAGCTTCCAATCTGCGCTCTATTTCAACAGCCAGCGGAGGAGCCTATTTCTCCCTAGGTGATACGGAACCACGGATATTAGCCCGCGAACTGCTCTCACTTATCCCCGAATCGACCGAATTGGCAACGGATGTGCCCCGCAGCCGCAGACTGCGAGACTGGACCCCATTTCTGGTGGTTGTCGGGCTGGTTCTCTACATTGCCAATCGTCTTCTTTGA
- the eutB gene encoding ethanolamine ammonia-lyase subunit EutB, which produces MRKRSKVLIALACGMAVAFLASTVGAVTISNIQPGEDVFSYVERTKEGFDQTLYQQVIGAASAFKEGDEAIGVAADDEASRENARSLLASTKIKDLLAKSLFVDAQDKLIMDTTDPAQYAKVKNWTMGELKTFLLTKSEAEIKGIMYGLHSDIIGNVVKLMSNDELIRIGQTVFNPLPGSKIGAKGYLSARIQPNSPTDNIDDIVWQVFNAYSFAVGDLIVGTNPVDSQPHNVEAVELALRDVMQTFGVDKNNPWCVLSHIDVQAEVEKNNPGSTAIWFQSLAGVVDANKTFDLTLEKMMDYAKMRTGKYGLYFETGQGADFTNGHGKGFDMVVHESRKYGFARALKQQVAAAQTDGQGAWVHLNDVAGFIGPEVFKTREQLVRCCLEDIVMGKLHGLIIGLDICSTLHMPVTLDDLDWCQNQIAPANPGYLMALPTKNDPMLSYLTTGYQDHVRLREKFGFKIDDAMWDFFKKIEIIDQDGKPTEHFGDTLWVYYQYRLAKGDNRPMKEVYAEGQQKIDQVLARSVPLALGYGENIWDLEPETDKQMRALYDDAKVSLWAEFTPEFIATIPNAVSIATKSADREDYVAHPSSGEELNEAAVATLEKLRNSWDGQKAPDVQIVISDGLNSKAIMDEGHLMPFIQELRAELQKAGMTSSKEYVVVTNGRVRAGYKCGEVLYNKSAEKAPKAIIHIIGERPGSGHHAFSAYITRVAPATWQKAGAVDHDVTKVISGISDTGLPPAKAAQETVKLLKAM; this is translated from the coding sequence ATGCGAAAAAGAAGTAAGGTGCTGATCGCTCTCGCCTGCGGAATGGCTGTAGCTTTTCTCGCCTCGACCGTCGGCGCAGTAACTATCAGCAACATTCAACCGGGTGAAGATGTCTTCAGTTATGTAGAAAGAACAAAAGAGGGGTTCGACCAGACCCTCTACCAACAGGTTATCGGGGCCGCCAGTGCTTTCAAAGAAGGGGATGAGGCCATCGGTGTGGCCGCCGACGACGAAGCCAGCCGGGAAAATGCCCGCAGTTTGCTGGCCAGTACCAAGATCAAAGATCTGCTGGCTAAGTCGTTATTCGTCGACGCGCAGGACAAGCTGATCATGGATACCACCGATCCGGCCCAATATGCCAAGGTGAAAAACTGGACCATGGGTGAGCTGAAAACCTTCTTGCTGACCAAATCCGAAGCCGAGATCAAAGGGATCATGTACGGTCTCCACAGTGATATCATCGGCAACGTGGTCAAACTCATGTCCAACGACGAATTGATTCGCATCGGCCAAACGGTCTTTAACCCTCTGCCCGGCTCCAAAATCGGCGCAAAGGGCTACCTCAGCGCTCGAATCCAGCCCAACTCCCCGACGGACAATATCGATGATATCGTCTGGCAGGTTTTTAACGCCTACTCTTTCGCAGTCGGCGATCTGATCGTCGGCACCAACCCCGTCGACAGCCAGCCACACAACGTCGAAGCTGTTGAATTGGCCTTGCGGGACGTCATGCAAACCTTCGGTGTTGATAAAAACAATCCCTGGTGCGTGCTGTCCCATATCGATGTTCAAGCCGAAGTAGAAAAAAACAACCCCGGCTCAACCGCTATCTGGTTCCAGAGCCTGGCCGGCGTCGTGGACGCCAACAAGACCTTCGACCTGACTTTAGAAAAAATGATGGACTACGCAAAAATGCGCACCGGTAAATACGGCCTCTACTTCGAAACCGGCCAGGGCGCCGATTTTACCAACGGCCATGGCAAAGGCTTCGACATGGTGGTCCATGAATCCCGTAAGTACGGCTTCGCCCGTGCCCTCAAGCAGCAGGTAGCCGCGGCCCAGACCGACGGTCAGGGCGCCTGGGTCCATCTTAACGATGTGGCCGGCTTTATCGGCCCCGAGGTCTTTAAAACCCGCGAACAGCTGGTCCGTTGCTGCCTCGAAGATATCGTCATGGGCAAATTGCACGGCCTGATCATCGGCCTCGATATCTGCTCGACCCTGCACATGCCCGTCACTCTTGACGACCTCGACTGGTGCCAGAACCAGATTGCTCCGGCCAATCCGGGCTACCTGATGGCCCTGCCGACCAAAAACGATCCGATGCTCAGCTATCTGACCACCGGTTACCAGGATCATGTCCGGCTGCGTGAGAAGTTCGGTTTCAAAATCGACGACGCCATGTGGGACTTCTTCAAGAAGATCGAGATCATCGACCAGGACGGCAAACCAACGGAACACTTTGGAGACACCCTCTGGGTCTACTACCAGTACCGTTTGGCCAAGGGCGACAACCGGCCGATGAAAGAAGTCTATGCCGAAGGTCAGCAGAAAATTGATCAGGTTCTGGCCCGCAGTGTGCCGTTGGCCCTCGGCTACGGCGAAAACATCTGGGATCTTGAACCGGAAACCGACAAACAGATGCGTGCCCTCTATGACGATGCCAAAGTCAGCCTGTGGGCCGAGTTCACACCCGAGTTCATCGCCACCATTCCCAATGCCGTCAGCATCGCAACAAAATCCGCCGACCGTGAGGACTATGTGGCTCATCCGAGCAGTGGCGAAGAGTTGAATGAAGCCGCCGTGGCAACTTTGGAAAAGTTACGCAATAGTTGGGATGGTCAGAAAGCTCCTGATGTACAGATCGTGATTTCCGACGGGCTGAACTCCAAGGCAATCATGGATGAAGGTCACTTGATGCCCTTTATTCAGGAATTGCGCGCCGAACTGCAGAAGGCCGGCATGACCTCGAGCAAAGAATATGTCGTGGTCACCAACGGCCGAGTCCGCGCCGGCTACAAATGCGGTGAAGTACTGTATAACAAGAGCGCCGAAAAAGCGCCCAAGGCCATCATCCATATCATCGGTGAACGCCCGGGCAGCGGCCATCACGCCTTCTCCGCCTACATCACCCGGGTCGCTCCGGCCACCTGGCAAAAAGCCGGCGCCGTCGACCACGACGTCACCAAGGTCATCTCCGGCATTTCGGATACCGGGCTGCCTCCAGCCAAAGCGGCGCAAGAAACCGTCAAACTGCTGAAGGCGATGTAA
- a CDS encoding ABC transporter substrate-binding protein — protein MLILTAGAATAGQDTAVRSFPLEMDALMGALTNTYRPEPVGPTTFPRTVDYRYLAYDIARDSVQEEQRSTVILRRPQRIIPQAIGLTEILWAICPRQRIIAVHQSCKDRRFSFIAGQLPENLPTYGTNDAEIVIGHHPDLVLTTYYSDANFLHQLQQAKVPNVQLGFFGNLEQIEEQILLIGQLIGEERSARQLTDTMVEKIKAIQAYAESRRGDRPPLTVLYYDNMGYVAGRNSTFDAMCRLLGVVNIATAKGIDYFKQVDYETLLQWNPDMIIVPEESVFDQQLYENPILTSAKAIRQRNIRKIPSVYLLSASQYLVASTNYLAGLIYE, from the coding sequence TTGCTGATCCTGACCGCCGGCGCTGCAACTGCAGGGCAGGATACTGCCGTCAGGAGCTTCCCGCTGGAGATGGACGCCCTGATGGGTGCATTGACCAATACTTATCGACCGGAACCGGTGGGCCCCACGACCTTTCCGCGCACTGTCGACTACCGCTACCTGGCCTATGACATCGCCCGCGACAGTGTGCAGGAAGAACAACGCAGCACGGTTATCCTCCGTCGGCCGCAGCGTATCATCCCTCAGGCCATCGGCCTCACAGAAATTCTCTGGGCTATCTGCCCGCGGCAGCGCATCATCGCTGTCCATCAGAGCTGCAAGGACCGACGTTTTTCATTTATTGCCGGCCAACTGCCGGAGAATCTGCCGACTTACGGCACCAATGATGCCGAAATCGTCATCGGCCATCATCCAGACCTGGTGCTGACCACCTACTACTCCGACGCCAACTTTCTTCACCAGCTGCAGCAGGCCAAGGTGCCGAACGTACAACTGGGTTTTTTCGGCAATCTGGAGCAAATTGAAGAACAGATACTGCTCATCGGGCAGCTGATCGGCGAAGAACGCAGCGCCCGGCAACTGACCGACACCATGGTGGAAAAAATCAAAGCGATTCAGGCCTATGCCGAATCCCGCCGGGGCGACCGCCCCCCTCTGACAGTGCTCTATTACGACAACATGGGCTACGTCGCCGGACGCAACAGTACCTTTGACGCTATGTGCCGTCTGCTCGGCGTGGTCAATATCGCCACCGCCAAAGGCATCGACTATTTCAAACAGGTCGACTATGAGACGCTGCTGCAATGGAATCCCGATATGATCATCGTGCCCGAGGAAAGCGTCTTTGACCAACAGCTCTACGAAAACCCGATCCTGACTTCGGCCAAGGCGATCCGCCAGCGTAACATCCGCAAGATCCCCAGCGTCTACCTGCTCAGCGCCTCCCAATATCTGGTGGCGAGCACTAACTATTTGGCCGGACTGATTTATGAATGA
- a CDS encoding ABC transporter substrate-binding protein encodes MEKVLWKAIIAMACVLATMTLLMTPGCKQKQAEEEKTTLRITCWAGYAKPYEAEFKALVKEKYQVDVALSVHNPTDQDEFFLAVQNDTADLISPPIELPKTPRFYSYDESNPYLQPVDINNIPNLKKMLPVFRNDTTPIYDGRRYGVPYNCGPYGLAYNADQVGTAPDSWNILWDPAFAGKYTINNNFPKVNVWITALALGYSYDDIFDIDNLDRAKVQKQLDLLAKNAKSLWDGAANPAEFPELALATTWGFAAQQANIQGGNWLLAAPKEGGSAWIDAWYIGAGAKGLTKQLAEEWINFMLAEKQQADVVKSQGVSPVITDPGQTLSDKEKSMFHVGDNDYFKTVALWRVMTEETEQAFGAMWQEAKKNRP; translated from the coding sequence AGCAATCATCGCCATGGCGTGCGTGCTGGCCACCATGACCCTATTGATGACACCGGGCTGCAAACAGAAACAGGCCGAGGAGGAAAAAACCACCTTGCGCATCACCTGCTGGGCCGGTTATGCCAAGCCTTATGAAGCGGAGTTCAAAGCTCTGGTAAAAGAAAAATATCAGGTCGATGTCGCACTGAGCGTCCACAACCCCACGGACCAGGATGAATTCTTCCTGGCGGTGCAAAACGATACGGCCGACCTCATCTCACCGCCCATCGAACTGCCGAAAACTCCTCGCTTCTATAGCTATGACGAGAGCAATCCCTATCTGCAGCCGGTGGACATTAATAACATCCCCAACTTGAAAAAGATGCTACCGGTTTTCCGCAACGACACCACCCCTATTTATGATGGCCGCCGCTACGGTGTTCCTTACAATTGCGGCCCCTACGGACTGGCCTACAATGCCGATCAGGTAGGAACGGCCCCTGATAGCTGGAATATACTTTGGGATCCGGCGTTCGCCGGCAAATACACGATCAACAATAATTTTCCTAAAGTTAATGTCTGGATTACCGCTCTGGCCCTCGGCTATTCCTACGACGATATTTTCGACATTGACAATTTGGACCGCGCCAAAGTTCAAAAACAACTTGACCTGTTAGCCAAGAACGCAAAGAGCCTCTGGGATGGGGCCGCCAACCCGGCAGAGTTTCCCGAACTGGCTCTGGCCACTACCTGGGGATTTGCCGCCCAGCAAGCCAACATCCAGGGAGGCAACTGGTTGCTGGCCGCACCGAAGGAAGGAGGCAGTGCCTGGATCGATGCCTGGTATATCGGTGCCGGCGCCAAGGGCCTGACCAAACAGTTGGCCGAAGAATGGATCAACTTCATGCTCGCTGAAAAACAACAGGCCGACGTAGTGAAATCCCAGGGGGTCTCGCCGGTTATCACCGATCCCGGCCAAACCCTCAGCGATAAAGAAAAATCCATGTTCCATGTCGGCGACAACGACTACTTCAAAACCGTGGCCCTGTGGCGGGTAATGACCGAAGAAACCGAACAGGCCTTCGGTGCCATGTGGCAGGAAGCCAAAAAAAACAGACCATAA